Proteins found in one Fulvitalea axinellae genomic segment:
- the cmk gene encoding (d)CMP kinase, with the protein MSRIVVAIDGHSGCGKSSTAKAVAAELGYAYIDTGAMYRCVTLYFLEHTIDLFDADQVSKALAEIEISFRYNDELKRNETYLNGKCVEDEIRKMYVSEKVSDVSVIKAVREDMVAQQRKMGREKGVVMDGRDIGTVVFPDAELKVFMTADVEVRAERRRKELLEKGEDADLSRIAENFRSRDHIDSTRAESPLRKAEDAFELDTSEMDFQAQVNRVLEEAEKRIAG; encoded by the coding sequence ATGAGCAGGATAGTTGTCGCCATCGACGGGCATTCCGGTTGTGGGAAAAGCTCGACGGCCAAGGCTGTGGCCGCCGAGCTAGGCTACGCTTACATCGACACCGGAGCGATGTACCGTTGTGTCACCCTTTATTTTTTGGAACACACCATAGATCTTTTCGATGCGGACCAAGTGTCGAAGGCCCTTGCCGAAATCGAGATCTCTTTTCGGTATAACGATGAGCTGAAGCGTAACGAGACTTATCTGAATGGCAAATGCGTGGAGGACGAGATCCGCAAGATGTACGTTTCGGAGAAAGTTAGCGACGTGAGCGTGATCAAGGCCGTGCGTGAGGATATGGTGGCCCAACAACGCAAAATGGGACGCGAGAAAGGCGTGGTAATGGACGGGCGTGATATCGGAACGGTAGTGTTTCCCGATGCCGAGCTGAAGGTGTTCATGACTGCCGACGTGGAAGTTCGCGCCGAGCGCCGTCGCAAAGAATTGTTGGAAAAAGGGGAAGACGCCGATTTGTCCAGAATTGCGGAGAATTTCCGTTCCCGTGACCATATTGACTCCACAAGGGCCGAAAGCCCGTTGCGCAAAGCCGAGGACGCGTTCGAATTGGACACTTCCGAAATGGATTTCCAAGCCCAAGTGAATCGCGTGCTGGAAGAGGCCGAAAAGAGAATAGCCGGCTGA